Within the Arthrobacter sp. V1I7 genome, the region TGGGTGGCACCAAGAGCCAGGGCCAGCTCAAGCCGGCTTTGGTTCACGTCACAGACGACTATGGTGGTGCAGCCGCTGACAACCGCGGCGAGGAGCGCACTTAGGCCCACACCGCCGGCACCGAAAATGGCGATGGAGCTCCCTGCCCGGGCATTCAGGCTGTTGAGGACGCCGCCAGCGCCGGTCTGGATGCCGCATCCGAGCGGACCAAGAAGCCGCAACAGCTCAATTGGCGTGTTGTCCGGAAGCTTCACTATGTTGCGTGGACTGGCCAGTGAGTATTCCGCGAAGGAGGACTGCCCGAAGAAGTTTCCACCGATCTCCTGCCCGTCCTCCCGCCGGATGCTGCGGCTTCCGTCGGCGCGGGTCCCGCACATATTGAGTGGGATAAAGCCGCGGCAATGAGCCGGACTGCCCGTAAAGCACTTGTCGCAGTCCCCGCAGGAGGCGAAGGACATGATCACCTTGTCGCCTGGAGCCAGGCCCCGGACGTCCTCACCGACAGCTTCGATGATGCCGGCGCCCTCGTGGCCAAGAACCTGGGGCGACTGGACTCCGTTTCGGACGCTCAGGTCCGTATGGCAGACTCCGGTCGCCACGAGTTTGACGAGGACCTCGTCCGCGCGCGGCTCGTCCAGCAGCACGTCCTCGAGTTCGAAATCTCCGCCGGCCTGGTTGACCACGGCGGCCTTCATATTAATCACGGGGTCCTTTCGGGTTGCGGCCGCGGCGCAGGGGCGCCCGGCGTCTGAATGAATGTTGCACGTGGTGCCCTACCGGAGGTAAGCGGTCAGCCGCCGTTTCGTCTGCGGGTTGCCAGGGAGCGGACCTTCCGGCCACCGCTGCGGAGCAAATGCGAAACACCTCGCGGTTCAAAGACCATGACGAGTACCAGGGCAAGACCGTAGACGAGCAGGCCGACTTGCCCAACCGGGATGCCAATGGCCCCTGACTGGCTGAAGTCTTCCTGCAGAAACGGAATGTACTCCGCATACTGTGTGGCCAGGACGGGGATCGAGCTGATAATGGCGGCTCCGACCACAGGCCCCCACGTGGAGCCCAGGCCCCCCACCACCGCGATGATCAGCAACTCAAGGCCCATGCTGATGCCGAACTGGTCCGCTTGGACAAAGCGCAGCTGGGCCAGGAGGAGTCCGCCGGCCAGGCCTCCAAAAGCACCGGCGATGATGAATGCCTTCATCTTGACGCTGCCCGCATTGATGCCGGCGATCTGGGCGGCCGTTTCCGCCTCGCGGACGGCTGTCATCGACCGGCCGAAACGGGTTCGGTGCATGTTTACCACTGCCACCATGCAGGCTGCCACGCAGAGCCACACCAGGATGAACAGGCCCTGTTCGTAGGTGTATTTCATCCCGCCGATCGTGAGTTTGCCGAAGTCAACGAAGCCCAGGGACATGCTGGGGGCCGCGGAAATTCCGGCGTTGCCGCCGGTGATGAAAGGCGTATTGACGAAGATGTAGTTGCCCACGAAGATCAGGCCCAGGCTGAGCACAATCTGGAACACTCCCTTGAGCCGCAGCGTCAGGGGTGCAACGATGGCTGCGGCGAGTCCTCCCCCGATAGCGGTTGCCGGGAGCCA harbors:
- a CDS encoding branched-chain amino acid ABC transporter permease, translating into MAVTDLVKPLTSHKTATRGWRDESRLCRSTGQRIMLGVAFLLILMIPLSVGSPFLLSLGGTIGVSAIAAIGLNVLSGYAGQISLAQSVFVGVGAFTGVALGSIAELPLVLWLPATAIGGGLAAAIVAPLTLRLKGVFQIVLSLGLIFVGNYIFVNTPFITGGNAGISAAPSMSLGFVDFGKLTIGGMKYTYEQGLFILVWLCVAACMVAVVNMHRTRFGRSMTAVREAETAAQIAGINAGSVKMKAFIIAGAFGGLAGGLLLAQLRFVQADQFGISMGLELLIIAVVGGLGSTWGPVVGAAIISSIPVLATQYAEYIPFLQEDFSQSGAIGIPVGQVGLLVYGLALVLVMVFEPRGVSHLLRSGGRKVRSLATRRRNGG
- a CDS encoding NAD(P)-dependent alcohol dehydrogenase; amino-acid sequence: MKAAVVNQAGGDFELEDVLLDEPRADEVLVKLVATGVCHTDLSVRNGVQSPQVLGHEGAGIIEAVGEDVRGLAPGDKVIMSFASCGDCDKCFTGSPAHCRGFIPLNMCGTRADGSRSIRREDGQEIGGNFFGQSSFAEYSLASPRNIVKLPDNTPIELLRLLGPLGCGIQTGAGGVLNSLNARAGSSIAIFGAGGVGLSALLAAVVSGCTTIVVCDVNQSRLELALALGATHVVDARAADVRQQIIDITEGGADYSVETSGNMTAVRNAVDVLDVGGTAGLIGLGRPGSEIVLDHSVMGFGRRLVGIVEGDAVPQKFIPELIALHQAGRFPFERFVELYPFDKIQQAVEDSAAGHTVKAIVTF